The following are encoded together in the Nodosilinea sp. PGN35 genome:
- a CDS encoding MFS transporter — protein sequence MTIFSSFTPAVRTNLTVLFAAGLCFWAGLAGLLPTLPLFIETLGGSGQQIGIVMASFAVGLLAARPYLSRLADERGRKVVLMVGLGAIAIAPFGYLLVQFLPRAIVPLTLAGYSITLDSSILAMIGIRAFHGLSIAAFVVAYSALVLDLAPPANRGELIGYMTLVNPIGLALGPAVGGFLYEATGFTTAFLAMGLLGLVGLGLVARLHEPYNPPSTVAEQGSKEFWSQLWSGRVRTPAIILLLVGLAFGTLSTFVPLYVREAGLALNVGLIYTASALASFMSRLVAGRASDRYGRGRFITASLLIYSLAMAMFWLARSAPMFLLAGFIQGFAGGTLIPMIAALMGDRSTASDRGRTFGLAMVGFDVGIALAGPIFGTIADQLSYRGIFGLSGVMTLVGLVVFATANSKDLAHSLRFALGHGPDVYAIDLPKLQSGNAG from the coding sequence TTGACTATTTTCTCAAGCTTTACCCCTGCGGTGCGCACCAATTTGACGGTGCTGTTTGCGGCGGGGCTGTGTTTTTGGGCGGGGCTGGCGGGGCTGCTGCCGACGCTACCGCTGTTTATCGAAACCCTGGGGGGCAGCGGTCAGCAGATCGGCATCGTGATGGCCTCGTTTGCGGTGGGGCTGCTGGCGGCCCGGCCCTACCTGTCGCGGCTGGCCGACGAGCGGGGCCGCAAGGTGGTGCTGATGGTGGGGTTGGGGGCGATCGCGATCGCCCCCTTTGGCTACCTGCTGGTGCAGTTCTTGCCTAGGGCGATCGTGCCGCTGACATTGGCGGGGTACAGCATCACCCTGGACAGCTCGATTTTGGCGATGATCGGCATTCGCGCCTTCCACGGGTTGAGCATTGCCGCCTTTGTGGTGGCCTACAGCGCCCTGGTGCTCGATCTGGCTCCGCCCGCCAACCGGGGCGAGCTGATTGGCTACATGACCCTGGTCAACCCCATTGGTCTGGCCCTGGGGCCTGCCGTGGGCGGCTTCCTCTACGAGGCCACAGGGTTTACCACGGCGTTTTTGGCGATGGGGCTGCTGGGGCTGGTCGGGTTGGGGCTGGTGGCGCGGCTGCACGAGCCCTACAACCCTCCCAGCACGGTGGCAGAGCAGGGTTCAAAGGAATTTTGGAGCCAGCTGTGGAGCGGGCGAGTGCGCACCCCGGCGATTATTTTGCTGCTGGTGGGGCTGGCCTTTGGCACCCTCAGCACCTTTGTGCCGCTGTACGTACGAGAGGCGGGCCTGGCTTTGAATGTGGGGCTGATCTACACCGCCTCAGCCCTGGCCAGCTTTATGTCGCGGCTGGTCGCCGGGCGGGCCTCCGATCGCTACGGCAGAGGGCGCTTCATCACCGCCAGCCTGCTGATCTACAGTCTGGCCATGGCCATGTTTTGGCTGGCCCGCAGCGCGCCCATGTTCCTGCTGGCGGGGTTTATTCAAGGGTTCGCGGGCGGCACCCTGATTCCGATGATTGCGGCGCTGATGGGCGATCGCTCGACGGCGAGCGATCGCGGGCGCACCTTTGGCCTGGCCATGGTCGGCTTTGATGTGGGCATTGCCCTGGCTGGCCCCATCTTTGGCACCATTGCCGACCAGCTCAGCTATCGGGGAATTTTTGGCCTCTCAGGGGTGATGACCCTGGTGGGGCTGGTGGTGTTTGCCACCGCCAACAGCAAAGATCTGGCCCATTCCCTCAGGTTTGCCCTGGGGCATGGGCCAGATGTCT
- a CDS encoding DUF1643 domain-containing protein: MLQLSAIERSATFDPTGRYRYSLGRRWSAAPTLAIIMLNPSQADSSVDDPTIRRCTGLAMGWGFGAIAVVNLFAYRSPHPKALRQADDPIGSENDAVLSETARQADQILLAWGNWGSWLGRDRTVLTLLTPHQTKCRCLGQNRTGQPRHPLYIPRHTPLQPWILQAPATPLPPHSPTPACRAPDTPRRPPQFPAQSQTNAPTRPPSAGWETCQK, encoded by the coding sequence ATGTTGCAGCTGTCGGCCATAGAACGTTCTGCCACCTTCGACCCCACGGGCCGCTACCGCTACAGCCTGGGGCGGCGGTGGAGTGCGGCCCCTACCCTGGCCATCATCATGCTCAACCCCAGTCAGGCCGACAGTAGCGTAGACGACCCGACGATTCGTCGCTGCACTGGGCTGGCCATGGGCTGGGGATTTGGGGCGATCGCCGTCGTCAACCTGTTTGCCTACCGCAGCCCCCACCCCAAGGCGCTGCGCCAGGCTGACGATCCCATTGGCTCTGAGAATGACGCCGTGCTGAGCGAGACTGCCCGGCAGGCCGATCAAATCTTGCTGGCCTGGGGGAACTGGGGGAGTTGGTTAGGGCGCGATCGCACCGTCCTCACCCTGCTCACGCCTCACCAGACCAAATGTCGCTGCCTGGGCCAAAACCGCACCGGCCAGCCCCGCCACCCCCTCTACATTCCCCGCCACACGCCCCTACAACCCTGGATCCTCCAGGCCCCTGCCACTCCCCTACCCCCTCACTCTCCTACCCCTGCCTGCCGGGCTCCTGATACACCCCGTAGGCCGCCACAATTCCCAGCACAAAGCCAAACAAATGCCCCCACCAGGCCACCATCGGCTGGGTGGGAAACATGCCAAAAATAA
- a CDS encoding rhomboid family intramembrane serine protease, translated as MDDADLQARLKKLEAELNTAAPPAAAKPTSQPTAQPTAKPTPAPPTWGQRLKGNALLPVYLLTIPWAQEIIDQVVFGGRWNLPLHPRTIEGLPGIFLSAISHSGFAHLIGNSIGFLIFSWLILAKSRRDYWITLLVGWLGGGVVAWLLGPNSVHGLSGVVYTLFGYLLCIGWLERRVVPLLISMFVLINYSYFIFGMFPTQPMVAWWGHLFGFVLGIVAAYGVYQEPGRQG; from the coding sequence TTGGACGACGCAGACCTACAGGCCAGGCTCAAAAAACTAGAGGCAGAACTCAACACCGCTGCGCCTCCGGCGGCTGCCAAACCCACTTCCCAACCCACTGCCCAACCTACTGCCAAACCCACTCCGGCCCCCCCAACCTGGGGGCAACGACTCAAGGGCAACGCGCTGTTGCCTGTCTATCTGCTGACCATTCCCTGGGCGCAGGAAATTATTGACCAGGTGGTGTTTGGCGGTCGCTGGAATTTGCCCCTGCACCCCCGCACCATCGAGGGCCTACCGGGCATTTTTCTGTCGGCCATTTCCCACTCGGGCTTTGCCCACCTGATTGGCAACTCCATCGGATTTCTGATCTTCAGCTGGCTAATTTTGGCCAAAAGCCGCCGCGACTACTGGATTACCCTGCTGGTAGGCTGGCTGGGGGGTGGGGTAGTGGCCTGGCTGCTCGGCCCCAACAGCGTTCACGGCCTGAGCGGGGTGGTGTATACCCTGTTTGGCTACCTGCTGTGCATTGGCTGGCTGGAGCGGCGGGTGGTGCCGCTGCTGATCTCGATGTTTGTGCTGATCAACTACAGCTACTTTATTTTTGGCATGTTTCCCACCCAGCCGATGGTGGCCTGGTGGGGGCATTTGTTTGGCTTTGTGCTGGGAATTGTGGCGGCCTACGGGGTGTATCAGGAGCCCGGCAGGCAGGGGTAG
- a CDS encoding Npun_F0813 family protein, whose product MFILKRQDVDIKTMHHPQKDQQIPILSYQGQTFRLLSVFTAAQEDDARALWRDLTDNRGKACVLLEEPDRFSIWGKIRLDQFDDAGPDTGTPPAEATYIKACLLMLQVLYMDVEDLLGGKQARQFEGDIGKVFAAWKFPQAVTPDAVKTLLTVDPLAMPQLPPWQDHHLQRLLEETHRIGKDYFGNANFADRALEAIEDLSVNEQALFRRWLQQSPAGKSWV is encoded by the coding sequence ATGTTTATCCTCAAGCGGCAGGATGTGGACATCAAAACGATGCACCATCCCCAAAAAGATCAGCAAATTCCAATTTTGTCGTACCAGGGTCAAACCTTTCGGCTGCTGAGCGTGTTTACCGCCGCCCAGGAGGACGATGCCAGGGCGCTGTGGCGCGACCTGACCGACAACCGGGGCAAGGCCTGTGTGCTGCTCGAAGAACCCGATCGCTTCAGCATCTGGGGCAAAATTCGCCTCGACCAGTTTGACGATGCTGGCCCCGATACGGGTACCCCGCCAGCGGAGGCCACCTACATCAAGGCCTGTCTGCTGATGCTGCAAGTGCTGTATATGGATGTCGAAGATCTGCTGGGAGGTAAGCAGGCGCGCCAGTTTGAAGGGGACATTGGCAAGGTGTTTGCGGCCTGGAAGTTCCCCCAGGCGGTGACGCCAGATGCGGTCAAAACCTTGCTGACCGTTGACCCCCTGGCCATGCCCCAGCTCCCCCCCTGGCAAGATCACCACCTTCAGCGTCTGCTTGAAGAAACCCACCGCATTGGCAAAGATTACTTTGGCAATGCTAACTTTGCCGATCGCGCCCTGGAGGCAATCGAAGATCTGAGCGTTAACGAACAGGCGCTGTTTCGGCGGTGGTTGCAGCAGTCTCCGGCGGGGAAGAGCTGGGTTTAG
- a CDS encoding DUF4126 domain-containing protein: MDVLLHIAIGIGLSAAAGFRILVPFLIAGVAAQQGYLTLSPSMAWMGTTPAILALTAATALEVLIYFVPVVDNLMDAVELPAAAIAGTLLTGAVTGGDMSPFLQWSLALIAGGGVASSTQAFTGLARLASTAAGGPVGNIAVSTAELASSTILSVLAIAVPILVLVLVGILLYLALRRRKRRRVY, from the coding sequence ATGGATGTACTGCTGCACATTGCCATAGGCATTGGCCTCAGCGCCGCCGCCGGGTTTAGGATTTTGGTGCCGTTTTTAATTGCCGGAGTGGCGGCCCAGCAGGGCTACCTGACTCTGTCGCCCAGTATGGCCTGGATGGGCACAACCCCAGCGATTTTGGCCCTGACTGCGGCCACCGCCCTAGAGGTGCTGATCTACTTTGTGCCGGTGGTTGACAACCTGATGGATGCGGTGGAGCTACCGGCGGCGGCGATCGCAGGCACCCTCCTCACGGGGGCCGTCACGGGCGGCGACATGAGCCCCTTCTTGCAGTGGAGTCTGGCCCTGATTGCCGGGGGCGGTGTTGCCAGCAGCACTCAGGCCTTCACGGGGCTGGCCCGGCTGGCCTCCACGGCGGCGGGTGGGCCAGTGGGCAACATCGCTGTCTCAACGGCGGAGCTGGCCAGCTCAACCATCCTTTCGGTACTGGCGATCGCCGTGCCGATTTTGGTATTGGTTTTGGTAGGTATACTCCTGTACCTAGCCCTGCGCCGCCGCAAACGACGGCGAGTTTATTAA
- a CDS encoding phage holin family protein → MASPDSTLDQIEGYFRRLLRLMTVLVDTHLDVAVQEANYESRRLISGFILLGIGIGLVTTAVVLGIVASVVFAQSLGLNWLQAIGAVAGVDLLLGLIFLSLGRLRLRGPLMIQTQARLSRSLALLKAKE, encoded by the coding sequence GTGGCCAGCCCTGACTCCACCCTTGACCAAATCGAAGGCTACTTTCGGCGGCTGCTGCGCCTGATGACGGTGCTGGTCGATACTCACCTCGATGTGGCCGTACAAGAGGCCAACTACGAAAGCCGACGGCTGATTAGCGGGTTTATTTTGCTGGGCATCGGCATTGGTTTGGTCACCACAGCGGTGGTGCTGGGCATCGTCGCCAGCGTGGTGTTTGCCCAGTCCCTAGGGCTGAACTGGCTTCAGGCGATCGGGGCCGTGGCCGGGGTCGATCTGCTGCTGGGGCTGATATTTCTCTCCCTGGGACGGCTGCGGCTGCGCGGGCCGCTGATGATTCAGACCCAGGCTCGACTCTCGCGATCGCTGGCACTGCTCAAAGCAAAAGAATAA
- a CDS encoding glutathione S-transferase family protein: protein MYRLYDYPPSGNGYKVRLLLSHLGLPFEYVALNILQGETRTPEFLAKNPNGRIPLLELEPGRYLAESNAILFYLAQNTPFWPTDPLSQAEVMRWLFFEQYSHEPNIATPRFWLGHLSELNAYQQAALPYKQEQGYEALAVMEQHLSQHTFLVDERYTIADIALYAYTHVAPEGGFELDRFAHVRRWLTHIAAQPNHVPITQTTFEV from the coding sequence ATGTACCGCCTTTACGACTACCCGCCCTCGGGCAACGGTTATAAGGTCAGGCTATTGCTGTCGCACCTGGGCTTGCCCTTTGAGTACGTAGCGCTAAATATTCTCCAGGGCGAGACCCGCACCCCGGAGTTTTTGGCCAAGAATCCCAACGGGCGCATTCCCCTGCTGGAGCTGGAGCCGGGGCGCTATTTAGCAGAGTCGAACGCGATCTTGTTTTACCTGGCGCAAAATACCCCCTTCTGGCCCACTGACCCGCTCAGCCAGGCCGAGGTGATGCGCTGGCTATTTTTTGAGCAGTACAGCCACGAGCCCAACATTGCCACCCCCCGTTTCTGGCTGGGCCACCTGAGCGAACTCAACGCCTACCAGCAGGCGGCGCTGCCCTACAAGCAGGAGCAGGGCTACGAGGCGCTGGCGGTGATGGAGCAGCACCTGAGCCAGCACACCTTCTTGGTAGACGAGCGCTACACCATTGCCGACATTGCCCTCTACGCCTACACCCACGTCGCCCCCGAGGGTGGCTTTGAGCTAGACCGCTTTGCCCATGTGCGGCGCTGGCTAACGCACATTGCGGCCCAACCCAACCATGTGCCCATTACGCAGACGACCTTTGAGGTTTGA
- a CDS encoding ABC transporter permease, with the protein MLTVFWGDWLDLRVRIPQVAASGLVSPLIYILAFGLGLGSAIDQVAAPPAGDNYLEFILPGMVALSSMVISFGGTTFSICGDRLFTKTFEEMLLYPVHPLALHLGKMLAGIVRGLMTAGSVILVAMLFTGRFWSFINPLFLLLVVLNCAVFAGLGVIVGLNVKSLESVGLFNNFLIVPMSFLGGTFFDPSTLPVALKAIVYLLPLTYTTIGLRAAAYKPLAEFPWYSIPILVVVAAVLAAIGARQFSTQQD; encoded by the coding sequence ATGCTGACGGTGTTTTGGGGTGACTGGCTCGACCTGCGGGTGCGCATTCCCCAGGTGGCGGCCTCAGGGCTGGTGTCACCCTTGATCTATATCCTGGCCTTTGGGTTGGGTCTGGGCAGCGCCATCGACCAGGTGGCCGCCCCCCCGGCGGGGGACAACTACCTGGAGTTCATTTTGCCGGGCATGGTGGCGCTGTCGTCGATGGTGATCAGCTTCGGGGGCACTACGTTCTCGATCTGCGGCGATCGCCTCTTCACAAAGACCTTTGAAGAAATGCTGCTCTACCCGGTGCACCCCCTGGCCCTGCACCTGGGCAAAATGCTGGCAGGCATCGTGCGCGGGCTGATGACGGCGGGCTCGGTGATTTTGGTGGCGATGCTCTTCACCGGGCGGTTTTGGAGCTTTATCAACCCCCTGTTTTTGCTGCTGGTGGTGCTCAACTGCGCCGTATTTGCCGGTCTGGGGGTAATCGTCGGCCTCAACGTGAAGTCGCTGGAGAGCGTCGGCCTATTTAACAACTTTTTGATCGTACCGATGTCGTTTTTGGGCGGCACCTTCTTTGACCCCAGCACACTGCCGGTGGCGCTGAAGGCGATCGTCTACCTGCTGCCTTTGACCTACACCACCATTGGCCTACGGGCCGCCGCCTACAAGCCTCTGGCGGAGTTTCCCTGGTACAGCATCCCCATTTTAGTAGTGGTGGCGGCGGTGCTGGCAGCGATCGGTGCCCGCCAGTTTTCAACTCAGCAAGATTAA
- the ppsA gene encoding phosphoenolpyruvate synthase — protein MVATSVVQQSPVQRDRQLVLWLDQVRLEDVPLVGGKNASLGEMIQQLTPQGVRVPTGFATTSYAYRYFIEKTGLDAQLREVLGGFDVNDVTELRRRGRKARSLILNATFPDDLKATILSAYHQMCEAAGQNLCLNDESCLADHAYTEVDVAVRSSATAEDLPDASFAGQQETYLNVYGDQAVLIACKKCYASLFTDRAISYRTTKHFDHFEVALSVCIQRMVRSDLATSGVMFSIDTETGFENAVLITAAYGLGENVVQGSVNPDEYVVFKPTLKTGHKPILNKRLGTKALRMVYDTTGTELTKNEPVPLADQGRFAIDEEDILQLAHWACTIEEHYTRLRGVNTPMDIEWAKDGLTGELFIVQARPETVQSQKAQNELRSYILDVPKGVEPVATGRAVGDLIGQGEACVILDVAQIAQFRPGEVLVTARTDPDWEPIMKQASAIVTDQGGRTCHAAIIARELGIPAIVGTGNATQVLTMGEPVTVSCAEGEEGVIYRGELPYRVETTRLDSLPETCTKIMMNVGNPELAFTLAALPNDGVGLARLEFIIANHIQVHPLALLNFDSLTNGSEKRQIAQLTALYDHKPDYFIDKLAQGVGTLAAAFYPKPVVVRLSDFKSNEYAHLLGGSSFEPDEENPMLGWRGASRYYDDRYRDGFALECQALKRVRDEMGLTNVILMVPFCRTPDEGRRVLEEMAHHGLVRGENGLQVYVMCELPNNVVLADEFSQVFDGFSIGSNDLTQLTLGLDRDSALVAHLFDERSPGVKRMVQMAIQTAKQHHRKIGICGQGPSDYPEFARFLVEQGIDSISLNPDTVIKTRLEIADMEQQMD, from the coding sequence ATGGTAGCTACGTCTGTAGTTCAGCAGTCTCCGGTGCAGCGCGATCGGCAGCTGGTGCTTTGGCTTGACCAGGTGCGTTTAGAAGACGTGCCCCTGGTGGGCGGCAAAAATGCCTCCCTGGGTGAAATGATTCAGCAGTTGACGCCCCAGGGGGTGCGGGTGCCAACGGGGTTTGCCACTACCTCCTATGCCTACCGCTACTTTATTGAGAAAACCGGGCTCGATGCCCAGCTGCGCGAGGTGCTGGGCGGCTTTGATGTCAACGATGTCACCGAACTCAGGCGGCGGGGCAGAAAGGCGCGATCGCTGATCCTCAACGCCACCTTTCCCGACGACCTCAAGGCCACCATTCTCAGCGCCTACCACCAGATGTGCGAAGCGGCTGGCCAGAACCTCTGCTTGAACGATGAGTCCTGTCTGGCCGACCACGCCTACACCGAAGTGGATGTGGCCGTGCGCTCCAGCGCCACCGCCGAAGACCTGCCCGACGCCAGCTTTGCGGGCCAGCAGGAAACCTACCTGAATGTGTACGGCGACCAGGCAGTACTGATCGCCTGCAAGAAGTGCTACGCCTCGCTGTTCACCGATCGCGCCATTTCCTACCGCACCACCAAGCACTTCGACCACTTCGAGGTGGCGCTGTCGGTGTGCATTCAGCGCATGGTGCGCTCAGATCTGGCCACCTCGGGGGTGATGTTCTCTATCGATACCGAGACGGGCTTTGAGAATGCGGTGCTGATCACCGCCGCCTACGGCCTAGGCGAGAACGTGGTGCAGGGCAGCGTCAACCCCGACGAGTACGTGGTGTTTAAGCCCACCCTGAAGACGGGCCACAAACCCATTCTCAACAAGCGTTTGGGCACCAAGGCCCTGCGCATGGTCTACGACACCACCGGCACCGAGCTGACCAAAAATGAGCCCGTGCCCCTGGCCGATCAGGGTCGCTTTGCCATCGACGAAGAGGACATTCTCCAGCTGGCCCACTGGGCCTGCACCATCGAAGAGCACTACACCCGGCTGCGCGGCGTCAACACCCCTATGGATATTGAATGGGCCAAGGATGGCCTCACGGGGGAGCTGTTTATTGTGCAGGCCCGGCCCGAGACAGTGCAGTCGCAGAAGGCGCAGAACGAGCTGCGATCGTACATTCTCGACGTGCCCAAAGGGGTAGAACCGGTGGCCACGGGCCGCGCCGTGGGCGATCTGATCGGCCAGGGCGAGGCCTGCGTAATTTTGGATGTCGCCCAGATTGCCCAGTTTCGCCCCGGTGAGGTGCTGGTTACCGCCCGCACCGACCCCGACTGGGAGCCAATTATGAAGCAGGCCAGCGCGATCGTCACCGACCAGGGCGGGCGCACCTGCCACGCCGCCATCATTGCGCGGGAGCTGGGGATACCGGCGATCGTCGGCACAGGCAACGCCACCCAGGTGCTCACCATGGGTGAACCCGTCACCGTGTCCTGCGCCGAGGGCGAAGAAGGCGTGATTTACCGGGGCGAGCTGCCCTACCGGGTCGAAACCACCCGGCTCGACAGCCTGCCCGAAACCTGCACCAAAATCATGATGAACGTGGGCAACCCCGAACTGGCCTTCACCCTGGCGGCCCTGCCCAACGACGGCGTTGGCCTGGCCCGGCTGGAGTTCATTATTGCCAACCACATTCAGGTGCATCCCCTGGCTCTGCTCAACTTTGACAGCCTCACCAACGGCTCTGAAAAACGCCAGATTGCCCAGCTCACCGCCCTCTACGACCACAAACCCGACTATTTCATCGATAAACTGGCCCAGGGGGTCGGCACCCTGGCCGCCGCCTTCTATCCCAAACCCGTGGTGGTGCGCCTGTCGGACTTTAAGAGCAACGAGTACGCCCACCTGCTGGGGGGCAGCAGCTTTGAGCCCGACGAAGAGAACCCGATGCTGGGCTGGCGCGGGGCCTCGCGCTACTACGACGATCGCTACCGCGACGGCTTTGCCCTGGAGTGCCAGGCGCTCAAGCGGGTGCGCGACGAGATGGGCCTGACCAACGTGATTCTGATGGTGCCCTTCTGCCGCACCCCCGACGAGGGCCGCCGGGTGCTGGAAGAAATGGCCCACCACGGCCTGGTGCGCGGTGAAAATGGTCTACAGGTCTACGTCATGTGCGAGCTGCCCAACAACGTGGTGCTGGCCGACGAGTTTAGCCAGGTGTTCGACGGCTTCTCCATTGGCTCCAACGACCTGACCCAGCTCACACTGGGGCTCGATCGCGACTCGGCCCTGGTGGCTCACCTGTTTGACGAGCGCAGCCCTGGGGTCAAGCGCATGGTGCAGATGGCCATTCAAACCGCCAAGCAGCACCACCGCAAAATCGGCATCTGCGGCCAGGGGCCGAGCGACTACCCCGAGTTTGCCCGCTTTCTGGTGGAACAGGGCATCGACTCGATTAGCCTCAACCCCGACACGGTGATCAAAACCCGCCTGGAAATTGCCGACATGGAACAGCAGATGGACTAG
- a CDS encoding mechanosensitive ion channel family protein: MLVSVLRRARHMPVGINPMGWLGRLLWGLVLALVLHGGMVGLVGSAMAQTASDTEPVLLDGLFLFNIPAAGDLTAVERALAIEANLEPLIEEAEPVPVRTETRSVGESGGSNPVILAGDRYIMTVTSADVAVGGASTPEAQADRWAAALTAALAQARAERQSGFLSQALLRALAALAAALALHLVLGWLWHRWLKPLLEQLSFWPSDAEHHGTGLKLLFRLTLVLVRGVVWFAAVSYIANLFPLTRRLGFRVSRSLQEGLFDRSLLLGNRSYSLLDLLLLGATLLALVVIASTLTNLMRSRVLQVTGISVAAQEAISVLSKYTLILLGTVVVLQLWGIDLSSIALIASGLGIGVGLGLQGLVKDFVSGLVLVFERPVQVGDFVDFGQVKGTVARIGSRSTEIRTLDHVSIIVPNSRFLDSEVINWSHGNPVSRIRLPVGVAYSSDPQQVKIALLEACQKNQEILSAPAPQVFFLGFGESALTFELLVWIAQPSRQLVIKSDLYFVIEASLRHYGIEVPFPQRDLHIRTGQLPVHLYRQAQPPAAHAAEEL; encoded by the coding sequence ATGCTAGTGTCGGTGTTGCGGCGGGCTAGACACATGCCGGTGGGAATAAACCCGATGGGTTGGCTAGGTCGTCTGCTCTGGGGCCTTGTGCTGGCGCTGGTACTCCACGGCGGCATGGTCGGCCTGGTCGGGTCGGCAATGGCGCAGACCGCCTCTGACACCGAGCCAGTATTGCTCGACGGGCTATTTTTGTTCAATATACCCGCCGCCGGAGACCTCACCGCCGTTGAGCGGGCGCTGGCCATTGAAGCCAACCTAGAGCCATTGATCGAAGAGGCCGAACCCGTACCGGTACGCACTGAAACCCGCAGCGTTGGCGAGTCGGGGGGGAGCAATCCGGTAATTTTGGCGGGCGATCGCTACATCATGACGGTGACCAGCGCCGATGTGGCCGTGGGTGGAGCCAGTACCCCCGAAGCCCAGGCCGATCGCTGGGCGGCGGCTCTGACTGCGGCCCTTGCCCAGGCCCGGGCTGAGCGCCAGTCGGGGTTTTTAAGCCAGGCGCTGCTCAGGGCTCTAGCCGCCCTTGCTGCCGCCCTGGCCCTGCACCTGGTACTGGGGTGGCTGTGGCACCGCTGGCTCAAGCCCCTGCTGGAGCAGCTGTCGTTCTGGCCCAGCGACGCAGAGCACCACGGCACTGGGCTGAAGCTGCTGTTTCGGCTGACGCTGGTTTTGGTGCGGGGGGTCGTGTGGTTTGCGGCGGTGAGCTACATTGCCAACCTGTTTCCCCTCACCCGGCGGCTGGGCTTTCGGGTGTCGCGCAGCCTGCAAGAGGGATTGTTTGACCGCAGCCTGCTGCTGGGCAACCGCTCCTACTCGCTGCTCGATCTGCTGCTGCTGGGGGCGACCCTGCTGGCGCTAGTGGTGATCGCCAGCACCTTGACCAACCTGATGCGATCGCGCGTGTTGCAGGTCACCGGCATCAGCGTCGCCGCCCAGGAAGCCATCTCGGTGCTCTCCAAATACACCCTTATTTTGCTGGGCACCGTAGTGGTGCTACAGCTCTGGGGCATCGACCTCAGCTCCATCGCCCTGATTGCCAGCGGTCTGGGTATCGGGGTGGGTCTGGGCCTTCAGGGCCTGGTCAAAGACTTCGTCAGCGGCCTGGTGCTGGTGTTTGAGCGCCCGGTGCAGGTGGGTGATTTTGTAGATTTTGGTCAGGTCAAAGGCACCGTGGCCCGCATTGGCTCGCGCAGCACCGAAATTCGCACCCTCGACCATGTCTCAATTATTGTGCCGAACTCCCGCTTTTTAGACTCAGAAGTAATCAACTGGAGCCACGGCAACCCGGTGTCGCGCATTCGCCTGCCGGTGGGGGTGGCCTACAGCTCTGACCCCCAGCAGGTGAAAATCGCTCTGCTCGAGGCCTGCCAGAAAAATCAGGAGATTTTGTCGGCCCCTGCTCCCCAGGTGTTTTTTCTGGGCTTCGGCGAGAGCGCCCTCACCTTTGAGCTGCTGGTGTGGATTGCCCAGCCCAGCCGCCAGCTGGTGATCAAAAGCGACCTGTACTTTGTCATTGAGGCCAGTCTCCGCCACTACGGCATTGAGGTGCCCTTTCCCCAGCGCGACCTGCACATTCGTACGGGGCAGCTGCCGGTGCACCTCTACCGGCAGGCACAGCCGCCTGCGGCCCACGCGGCTGAAGAGCTCTAA
- a CDS encoding TVP38/TMEM64 family protein — MAALGAPGAPALAQTLAQRSAADPSFFAALQQQLVQALAWIDGLGAIAPLAFILLYIAITVAFVPASIVTLGAGVVFGVVRGSVLVFVGAILGATAAFLLGRYGARGWVASKIAKNSKFQAIDDAIAREGRKIIFLLRLSPVFPFNLLNYSLGLSQISLKDYVVGTVGILPGTIMYVYLGSLVGNLATLGANSQPPAAATVQWTIRIVGLVATVAVTLYVTRIARRALNAALPEDAAAPNDP, encoded by the coding sequence ATGGCGGCATTGGGTGCCCCAGGGGCTCCGGCCCTGGCCCAAACCCTGGCCCAGAGGTCAGCGGCAGACCCGTCATTTTTTGCGGCGCTTCAGCAGCAGCTAGTGCAGGCTCTGGCCTGGATTGACGGTCTAGGGGCGATCGCCCCCCTCGCCTTTATTCTGCTCTACATCGCCATCACCGTTGCTTTTGTGCCCGCCTCGATCGTCACGCTGGGGGCTGGGGTGGTGTTTGGGGTGGTGCGGGGATCGGTTCTGGTGTTTGTGGGGGCCATTTTGGGAGCTACGGCGGCATTTTTGCTGGGTCGCTACGGTGCGCGGGGCTGGGTAGCCAGCAAAATCGCCAAAAATTCAAAATTTCAGGCCATAGACGATGCGATCGCCCGAGAAGGCCGCAAAATCATCTTTTTGCTGCGGCTGTCGCCGGTATTCCCCTTTAACCTGCTTAACTATTCCCTTGGGCTGAGTCAGATTTCCCTAAAAGACTATGTAGTGGGGACGGTGGGCATTTTGCCCGGCACGATTATGTATGTCTACCTGGGTTCTCTGGTGGGCAATCTGGCCACCCTGGGGGCCAACAGTCAGCCCCCCGCAGCAGCCACCGTGCAGTGGACAATTCGCATCGTAGGCCTGGTGGCCACGGTGGCCGTGACTCTGTACGTCACCCGCATTGCCCGCCGCGCCCTCAACGCGGCCCTTCCCGAAGATGCCGCTGCCCCAAACGATCCTTAG